Proteins from a genomic interval of Thermodesulfobacteriota bacterium:
- a CDS encoding IS4 family transposase, translating to MKTTANDGDWKIMLRFLPAHWGSKATELGALTRKRKIDSAETLLRVLLIHLADGKSLRTTAAYASEVGLCKIEDVALLHRLRVSGEWLRWMALELLAALREKRPDAELSPKFRVRIVDGTSISEPGSTGSDWRIHYCFQMKTLLCDTCTVTTTKVVEGFERYGVESDDLMVGDRGYCKRKGIVHVIKHQGHVMVRFHSTNLPLFTRRGKSLNVLELLRSLTEGQVGDWDVWFQDPGDGSLIKGRLCSLRKSEEAVELSKKRLLRMASKKGKELRPETLEYAEYITLFTTASRRNLDGEGVLSLYRGRWQIELAFKRLKSIIGIGHLPKSDPNSCIAWLYGKMFVALLVERLYREAESFSPWGYPLQCPPEF from the coding sequence ACGAAAGCGAAAGATTGACTCGGCTGAAACCTTACTTCGGGTGCTGCTCATACATCTGGCCGATGGGAAATCTCTCCGGACTACTGCGGCCTATGCTTCCGAAGTTGGTCTTTGCAAAATTGAAGACGTTGCTTTGCTGCATCGGCTTAGGGTGTCCGGAGAATGGCTTCGGTGGATGGCCCTTGAGCTGTTGGCAGCGCTTCGTGAGAAAAGACCGGATGCTGAGCTTAGCCCGAAATTTCGCGTACGCATTGTGGATGGCACGTCTATAAGTGAACCCGGAAGTACGGGTTCTGATTGGCGAATCCATTATTGTTTTCAGATGAAGACATTGTTGTGCGATACTTGCACAGTTACAACCACAAAGGTCGTAGAGGGCTTTGAGCGATACGGGGTCGAGTCCGATGACCTTATGGTCGGCGATAGGGGATACTGTAAGCGAAAAGGAATCGTGCATGTTATCAAGCACCAAGGGCATGTGATGGTACGATTTCACTCGACGAATCTGCCTCTATTCACACGGCGTGGAAAGAGCCTCAATGTTTTAGAACTCCTTCGTTCACTAACTGAGGGCCAAGTAGGCGATTGGGACGTGTGGTTCCAGGACCCGGGTGATGGGAGCCTTATTAAGGGTCGCCTCTGTTCCTTAAGGAAAAGCGAGGAGGCTGTAGAATTGTCCAAAAAGCGTTTACTAAGGATGGCCTCCAAAAAAGGAAAAGAACTCCGCCCTGAAACCTTAGAGTATGCAGAATATATAACCCTGTTCACCACGGCCAGTCGCCGTAACCTAGACGGGGAGGGCGTTCTCTCGTTATACCGCGGACGATGGCAGATCGAGCTGGCTTTCAAGCGGCTAAAGAGCATCATAGGAATTGGGCACCTTCCCAAATCCGACCCAAACAGCTGTATCGCTTGGCTGTATGGAAAAATGTTTGTGGCTTTGCTTGTAGAGCGCCTATACCGAGAGGCGGAATCTTTTTCCCCCTGGGGGTACCCGCTTCAATGCCCCCCAGAATTCTGA